The genomic window GGAGACCCCACTGGACTGGAGACTGGTTTTGATATTTAAAAGGTGGATTTAAAAGTTTGTTTGATTTTCACCCACTGGCCTTTCCCTGAGCCACACATGGAGGAgttgtaacatttattgagtaacCTACTGGGTGgaatgcagtgtactaagcactggagaacagCAAAATAAGAGACACTCCCTGTCTGTATTGCCcttccactctaatggaggagacagggacAAGCACTCAACCAAAACAGTAgtaaccgtggcttagtggaaagaacacgggcttgggagtcagaggtcacgggttttaatccctcctctgccactgaccagctgtgtgactttgggcaagtcacttgacttctctgtgcctcagttacctcatctgtaaaatggggaataagactgtcagtcccacgtgggacaacctgattaccgtgtatctaccccagtgctcagaacagtgcttggcacatagtaagtgctcaacaaatgccattactattattattaacccccctgGGGTGGTGTCCTTTGCTGATCCAGTTCTCTCCCAGGGGTTCAGCCTTTCTGCACCACCAGACACCCTCCCTGGGCTCTGGGCTGCCACAGTGCACCAGAGAAATCGCTTTTATTCACGTTCTGGGTCCGGACAACGCTCCCCACCCCTCAGGGCCGGGCCCCGCAGTGGCGGGTGAAAACTGGGGGCTACCAGGGAGGGGCTCTGCCTCTCCAACCCACGTCCCACGGGGTCCGGGCCGGCAGGAGGCCTGGGCAGGGCTGCAGCCCCCAGCCCGCCCCAACTCAATAGATGCCGTAGCTGGGCTCCTGGCTGTCCCTGTAGCGATCCAGGTAGCGCAGCGGCTGCTGGTGGGGGAACTTCTTCTGTTTGGGGTGGTACGGGGGGCGGCCGCACAAAATCAAACACTGGCTCCCGCATGTCTGCAAGAGACAGGCGGgttgggctgggggagacgctccGTTTATCTCCCGCTGCGCTCCCTGCCACCCCCtagtctcccttctccttccagctgtGGAGTGCCAGGACCACTGCCCTCGTCCCACAGAGGagcctgtgcccagcctgatggcTTGGGACCCCACAAACACCCGGCCACCCCCGTATCTCCCAGCCCCTTACTCAGCAGCCGGTGGAAGACGCTGGTGACCGAATCATCCCAGCGGCACTGGAAGAAGGCCAAGCCGGCCGGAGTCATGGAGTCCTGGTGCTTCTTGTAGAAGTCGAAGGTGCGGAAGGTTCTTTGGGCCAGGCTGGAGCTGCAAGGAGAGGGGGActggtaaggcggggaggaaaagagagacagaggcagaaccTAGCAGGTCTCTGTGAGTCCAGCTGGTGCTGTTGCCCCGATTCCCCCAGAGTCCCGCCATGGGCTCTGCCAggctctctacccactaggacagCTCCTGCTGATACTGctggggggaggacgggggaatcaatcaatcaatcaatcatatttattgagcgcttcctgtgtgcagagcactgtactaagcacttgggaagtacaagttggcaacatatagagacggtccctacccaacagtgggctcacagtctaaaagggggagacggagaacaaaaccaaacatactaacaaaataaaataaatagaatagataggtacaagtaaaataaatagagtaataaatatgtacaaacgtatatacatatatacaggaagggggaaggagaaaaggagaaggtgaagaggaaagatgggggtagGAGAGATGATGGCGGTGGACAGGAACTGGAGGTAACccggcagggaggggtgggggggtgttgttACCATGGCGAGGGCCGAGTGTCCTCAGAGAAGTCAATGAGATGATCCTgtttgaagaggaggaagacgaggcgGTGGAAACCGGTCCcccgggcggggaaggggggcaggTAGTGGCACTGCTCCTGGCCCGCGGCCACCTGGTTCCCCGGGATGTTGGTCCTGTTTGGGGATGAGCAGGGCGGGTCCCGTCACCCACCGGATGGCACGATGTTGCCATCTCGCCCCCTGGACCACTCCGTGGCCCATCCTGGACCCCGCCCCCGGGTACTCACACCAGCCAGTGGACGTATTCGGCGTCCGGCTCCAGGAGGTGCCCATCTGCACGCAAACACACAGAACCTCCTTAACCGGGGGCCGTTGGGTTTTGAGCTTTTGGGAGACCGGGACCGTTCTGTCGCCAGCCTCTCCCGAGCATGCAGAATAGCGCTTTGTGCTCGGTGATCGATCGACCCTTCAGGAAGGGACTGAGCCGGGGGGGCCGGGCGGGTCCGActaacccctccacccccaacacgAGGCCCGgaagggtgaggggaaaggggtcagacacagtctgcctGGGATCCAGggccccggggagaagggagggagatgaggagacacCTGCTACTGACCCAGACTAGTGAACAGCAGCGTCCACAGGGAGCCCTCCTCGGCCTCGTACGTCACCTCGGGGGCACTGAAGGCCTGGGCGGGAGACAGAGCGGATGCTGGAGGTGGCCAGAGGAGGGGAAGATCCGTGGGGAGAGGGGGTCACGGAGGGTGCTGCGGGGCTGCCCTGACCCAAGGTGGATTACCTCGGTGGGGGTGACCTCGTTCCCGTGGTACACAGGCATTACGTAGTCCTGGTCGAGGCTGTAAGCGACCCTGAGGTGGACACGGGGCACGAAGGTGGCTCCTCGGAACAGGTCCCGATACAGGCCGTAGTGCTCAGCCACACGCTGTTTGTGGTAGGGGCCGGCGGTCCTCTCCCACTcggccttcacctcctccagggggatcagggctgtgaGGAGAGGAGGGTCAGCCGGCGGGGTCcgccctgccccttgtccccaGGGTGGGCttcacctcccccaaccccacccccagggCAGGGGGCCGCTCTCTCACCCGTCCGGAGGCGGGCCGCTCTCTCCTGCTCTGGGGAGCTCCGGATCTGCTTCAAGAGCTGCTTCCGCTCCCGGAGCTGCTGCTGCCGATGAGTCTGGGCGGGGGGCAGCCCGATGTCCACCTGGTCTTCGGGATCTGGGGAAGAAAGGGGTTGTGTGGGCGACCTGAGACAAAGGGGGTCCGGCCAGGGACGCGACCGGAGGCGCCGGGGCCGGACGGGTACCTGGCTCCTCCCCGAAGTAGTCCTTGTAGGTTTTCCACCAGTGCGGTGCCTTGGCCTCCCGCTCTGCCCGGCACCGGTAGCGGTCGAAGCTCCGGTACTTTTCCAGCGAGGCCAGCCGGCTCACGTCCACATCCTCGTTGGGCATCGGCCCCAGTGGCGCGGCCCGACGGGCCAGGGCAGCTGCGGACGGGAGGTCAGTAGGGTCAGATTGTCAGAGGATAGAGGTCGGCGGAAGGGTCagcggattattattattatggtattttttttgatggcatttattaagcgcttactatgtgcaaagcactgttctaagcgctgggaaggatacagggtgatcaggttgtccctcgtggggctcacagtcttaacccccattttccagatgagggaactgaggcacagagtcctcGTCCCCCACGGggcccacaatctcaatccccattttccagatgagggaactgaggcccagagaagtgacctgcccaaggtcactcaggaggcaagtggtgaaggcggattagaacccatgaccttcggactcccaggcccggcctcgatccactaggccaggccgcttggggcatgggtctaatcccgactccgccacttgtctgacgtgtgaccttgggcaagtcacttaataataataataataataatggcatttgttaagcgcttactatgtgcaaagcactattctaagcgctggtaacttttctgagcctcagttacctcaactgtaaaatggggatgaagactgtgagccccacgtgggacaccctgatcaccttgtatcacgccggcattagcagcgtggctccgtggaaagagcccggtttttggagtcggaggtcatgggttcaaatcccgactccgccaattgtcagctgggtgactttgggcaagtctcacttcgctgggcctcagttccctcatctggaaaatgggggtgaaggctgtgagccccccgtgggacaacctgatcaccttatagcctccccagcgcttagaacagtgctttgcacatagtaagcgcttaacaaatgctatttattattattattattggggcggAGAGTCCCGGGCCCCGGGGATCCGCTCACCGCTGGTGCCGAGGAGACGGCAGCCCCGGACTCGGCCCAGGGTTGCCCGCCACCACCGCGCCGCCATCTCCGCCCGCCGCGACGCCTGACGACGCCAAACCCCACCCACGCCCCCACCAATCAGGGACCGACCCCGGAAACCGGACCACGCCCCCACCAATCAGGGCCCGCCCCCGGgaaccaggccacgcccccaccaaTCAGGGGCCGCCCCCACAACCAGGCCCCGCCCCACCAATTAGGCCCCGCCCCACCAATCAGGTCCCGCTCCTAGCAACTAGGCGGGCCCCAtcaatcaggccccgcccctggcaACCAGACcccgcccatcatcatcatcatcaatcgtatttattgagcgcttactgtgtgcagagcactgtactaagcgcttgggaagtacaagctggtaacgtatagagacagtccctacccaacagtgggctcacagtctggggggggggcgtCACCTGTCAGCCCCGCCCCACCAATCAGGTCCCGCTCCCACCAATCAGGCCTCGCCCCCACCaaccaagccccgcccccagaaACCAGGCCCCGCCCCACCAATCAGGCCCCGCTCCCAGcaaccaggccccgcccccagaaaCTAGACCGGGCCCCGTCCCACCAATCAGGTCCCGCTCCCAGCAACTAGACCGGGCCCCGTCCCAccaatcaggccccgcccccagcaacCAGACCCCGCCCCAcaaatcaggccccgcccccagcaaccaggccccgccccaccaatcatgtcattcgttcattcaatcgtatttattcatgcattcattcattcaatcgtatttattgagcgcttactgtgcgctgagcactgtactaagcgcttgggaagtccaagttggcaacattcattcaatcgtatttactgagcgcttactgtgtgcagagcactgtgaggtgacttgcccaaggtcacacagcagacaagtggctccaccact from Tachyglossus aculeatus isolate mTacAcu1 unplaced genomic scaffold, mTacAcu1.pri SUPER_34, whole genome shotgun sequence includes these protein-coding regions:
- the MRPL38 gene encoding LOW QUALITY PROTEIN: 39S ribosomal protein L38, mitochondrial (The sequence of the model RefSeq protein was modified relative to this genomic sequence to represent the inferred CDS: deleted 1 base in 1 codon); protein product: MPNEDVDVSRLASLEKYRSFDRYRCRAEREAKAPHWWKTYKDYFGEEPDPEDQVDIGLPPAQTHRQQQLRERKQLLKQIRSSPEQERAARLRTALIPLEEVKAEWERTAGPYHKQRVAEHYGLYRDLFRGATFVPRVHLRVAYSLDQDYVMPVYHGNEVTPTEAFSAPEVTYEAEEGSLWTLLFTSLDGHLLEPDAEYVHWLVTNIPGNQVAAGQEQCHYLPPFPARGTGFHRLVFLLFKQDHLIDFSEDTRPSPCSSLAQRTFRTFDFYKKHQDSMTPAGLAFFQCRWDDSVTSVFHRLLNMREPVFDFVRPPPYHPKQKKFPHQQPLRYLDRYRDSQEPSYGIY